DNA from Thermocladium sp. ECH_B:
TTCACCTCGAATATAACATAGCCGGACTTGCTTTCACCGACGTCGACTCCACCATAAGTTAACCCCAACGCCTCCACGGACTTAATTGATATTTCAGCTAGTTCTGGATCAACCTTATCGCACGCGACGCCGCTTGCTCCTTGGGCAATATTAGTCTTCCAGTTGCCATTAGTGGATATCCTGTACATNCATCCATGCACCTGCCCATCAATTACCATGATCCTTATATCTCGACTGGGCTTCTCTATGTATTCCTGTAAATAAATGGGTCTCCTAAATGTGAGGAGGGTCTTCATTACTTGAAATGCCACATCGGCATCGGTTAGCCTAACGGAGCCAAATCCACGCGAGCCCTGTATGGGTTTTATCACGGCATCGCCCCACTGCCTCATTATTCCATATGCGTTTAATAAATCCTCCGTCACTAAGGTTCTCGGCACCCTAATCCCCCTCTTGCTAAGCACCAGAAGCGTCTCCATCTTATTCCTCGTCCTTAGCAATCCATCAACTGTATTAATTATCTCCACGCCCATGNCCTGCATTGATCTGAGCAATGATGTTCTATAGAAGAACTGCTCCACGTCTATGAATAGNCCTAGGCTCCTTAGGAAAACGCCATCAATGCCGGCCGGCTTTCCCCTAATGGATATGGATAACCCATCATTGCCGACAATTATG
Protein-coding regions in this window:
- a CDS encoding RimK family alpha-L-glutamate ligase; the encoded protein is MAYSIAVVGDSPIPDLPSRDLVRFSRMRGLTARYIPLSRFAIIVGNDGLSISIRGKPAGIDGVFLRSLGLFIDVEQFFYRTSLLRSMQXMGVEIINTVDGLLRTRNKMETLLVLSKRGIRVPRTLVTEDLLNAYGIMRQWGDAVIKPIQGSRGFGSVRLTDADVAFQVMKTLLTFRRPIYLQEYIEKPSRDIRIMVIDGQVHGXMYRISTNGNWKTNIAQGASGVACDKVDPELAEISIKSVEALGLTYGGVDVGESKSGYVIFEVNGSPDWQELTAVTNKNPADELVRVMLKRLAR